The proteins below come from a single Bacteroidales bacterium WCE2004 genomic window:
- a CDS encoding poly-gamma-glutamate synthesis protein (capsule biosynthesis protein) → MDPIKIIIAGDLFPSEENNDLFVEGDADGLFGSVVCGLFRNADFSIANIEGVLTDSNVAQRKEGPKIKAPKGTVAGIKNLGLSAVALANNHITDYLQRGCVDTLEALDEAGISYVGLVNDGADADIRLKKYLSLSLKGKRVCIYNVSETFFNQPSKDSLGANVYDEWIVLNEIKELKKEHDFLIVIYHGGAEYLPYPTPQTHTRFYRMAECGADYIVAQHTHCIGCEEWYKGSYLLHGQGNFLFARQKMFPAITKQGLVSEITITDNKFTVKNHIVNIEDSVIKYDSLQDFTAFNERSQHVKDEEYIISEYQKLKFNEIKNKYLIAAKGGFPFRRILNRLFPGTVRFPESTYTYEQVLRNLDVTQGERRKEDMFYVWNYIRENFKANKSLWFKL, encoded by the coding sequence ATGGACCCAATAAAGATAATAATTGCGGGTGATTTGTTCCCTTCCGAGGAGAACAATGATTTGTTCGTCGAAGGGGATGCAGATGGTTTATTTGGGAGTGTCGTTTGTGGTTTGTTTCGCAATGCGGATTTCTCTATAGCCAATATCGAGGGCGTTTTAACGGATTCGAACGTGGCCCAAAGGAAAGAAGGGCCAAAGATAAAGGCGCCGAAAGGAACTGTAGCTGGTATAAAGAATCTTGGCCTGTCCGCAGTCGCGCTTGCGAATAATCATATTACGGATTACTTGCAGAGAGGGTGTGTTGATACGTTGGAGGCCTTGGATGAGGCGGGAATTTCTTATGTTGGGTTGGTAAATGATGGCGCTGATGCCGACATTAGGCTCAAGAAATATCTCTCGCTTTCGTTAAAAGGGAAAAGAGTCTGTATCTACAATGTTTCGGAGACCTTCTTCAACCAGCCGTCCAAAGATAGCCTTGGAGCGAATGTGTACGATGAGTGGATAGTTCTTAATGAGATTAAAGAACTTAAAAAAGAGCACGACTTCTTGATAGTGATTTATCATGGAGGAGCCGAGTATCTGCCGTATCCTACGCCGCAAACCCACACCCGCTTCTATCGGATGGCTGAGTGTGGCGCTGACTATATAGTCGCCCAACATACGCATTGTATCGGGTGTGAAGAATGGTATAAAGGCTCATATCTGCTGCATGGGCAAGGTAATTTCTTATTTGCTCGTCAAAAGATGTTCCCAGCTATAACTAAACAAGGACTAGTTAGCGAGATAACGATTACGGATAATAAGTTCACGGTAAAGAATCATATCGTGAATATTGAAGATAGTGTTATTAAATATGACTCTCTCCAGGACTTCACTGCCTTTAACGAACGAAGTCAACATGTAAAGGATGAAGAGTACATCATAAGCGAATACCAGAAGTTAAAGTTTAATGAGATAAAGAACAAGTATCTTATTGCGGCAAAAGGGGGATTCCCTTTTCGGAGGATTCTCAATAGATTATTCCCTGGTACTGTAAGATTCCCCGAAAGCACATACACTTATGAACAGGTGTTAAGGAATCTTGACGTCACTCAAGGAGAGCGGCGTAAAGAAGACATGTTCTATGTGTGGAATTATATTCGGGAGAATTTTAAAGCGAATAAGTCGTTATGGTTCAAGTTGTAG
- a CDS encoding Predicted ATPase, with product MERIKVEIQKLGRVTDSVIEIAPFMIFSGESGMGKSYLALLAHYFYEILILPDRDPRLQNLFEFLKYDYKEMAKGFHDEGVALTITKKEIEDWMGKDAVYYLRFMLNNETLEGKIRVALPASVPDRIVLKYREEITGLVNNEDVDIILSIGDIGYRASHSAINDTTPYAILLAAYLRLCLFGSIQALLGTFNLPPSRGPVLSENVLANSGMYKDFIADVVDLSNVQPNPNTKAEPLLASLRSIIEGEVKKENNRYVYLTNGISMPISAAAASVREIAPLQILASRWDISRTAILIEEPEAHLHPEKQRMMADVVGYLRKVGAHVHLTTHSDYFLQRINELIMFQRFVNSHQSSEIAQLQAETGINPGFSINEEDLVAYLLLRQPDGASRVVLQDVKNGVPFSSFNHAVREGMRVRDILETALDR from the coding sequence ATGGAACGAATCAAAGTGGAAATTCAGAAACTGGGACGTGTTACAGACTCAGTTATAGAGATTGCTCCTTTTATGATTTTCTCCGGAGAGTCAGGAATGGGTAAGAGCTACCTTGCTCTGTTGGCGCACTATTTCTATGAGATTCTCATCCTCCCTGATCGTGATCCTCGACTTCAAAACCTGTTCGAGTTTTTGAAATACGATTATAAGGAGATGGCAAAGGGTTTTCACGATGAAGGTGTGGCCTTAACCATCACAAAAAAAGAAATTGAGGACTGGATGGGAAAAGATGCAGTGTATTATCTGCGTTTTATGCTGAACAACGAGACTTTGGAAGGGAAGATTCGTGTTGCTCTTCCGGCCTCGGTCCCGGACAGGATTGTTTTAAAATATAGAGAAGAAATAACGGGGTTGGTGAATAACGAAGATGTTGATATCATCTTGAGTATCGGTGATATTGGCTATCGTGCTAGTCATTCCGCAATTAATGATACTACACCTTATGCTATTCTTCTTGCCGCTTATCTTCGTCTGTGTCTTTTTGGAAGCATACAAGCTTTGCTCGGTACTTTTAATCTACCCCCATCTCGTGGACCAGTTCTCAGTGAAAATGTTCTTGCTAATTCCGGCATGTATAAGGATTTCATTGCGGATGTGGTTGATCTTAGTAATGTACAGCCTAATCCTAATACAAAAGCGGAACCCTTACTGGCCAGTTTGCGCTCCATCATAGAAGGTGAAGTAAAAAAAGAGAATAATCGGTACGTTTATTTAACTAATGGGATAAGTATGCCAATCTCTGCGGCTGCCGCTTCTGTGCGTGAAATTGCGCCTTTGCAGATCTTGGCCAGTCGCTGGGATATTAGTCGAACAGCCATCCTCATCGAGGAACCAGAGGCTCATCTTCACCCAGAGAAGCAACGCATGATGGCCGACGTTGTTGGCTATTTACGTAAAGTAGGGGCACATGTCCATCTCACAACGCACAGTGATTATTTTTTGCAACGCATTAATGAACTGATTATGTTTCAGCGTTTTGTGAATTCTCACCAATCAAGCGAGATAGCCCAATTACAGGCGGAGACAGGTATTAACCCTGGTTTTAGTATAAACGAAGAGGATTTGGTCGCATATTTATTACTTCGCCAGCCTGATGGGGCTTCTCGCGTTGTCCTTCAAGATGTGAAGAATGGCGTCCCATTCTCCTCATTTAACCATGCTGTGCGAGAAGGTATGAGAGTCCGAGACATTTTAGAAACCGCGTTAGATCGATGA
- a CDS encoding Acetyltransferase (GNAT) domain-containing protein, whose product MVQVVEKPEWVSWDEIHNVLYEAHAENRAKGIIMRKPTLPGEEIKKEIGEKGVMLVAMDGKKVVGTAALLKKEGKTWYNKGNYGYLCFDSILPAYCGRGIYKLLCEKREEIAREKGLDKLSFDTHLNNSHVIEINRAQGYLPVSIKVLPDHWNAIFFKWMNGCPFSEKLIGRKFKLSKLITTIRYKRGNVERSRIVSFLCRGTRIILNV is encoded by the coding sequence ATGGTTCAAGTTGTAGAAAAGCCCGAATGGGTGTCGTGGGACGAAATTCATAACGTTTTGTATGAGGCTCATGCCGAAAATCGAGCAAAGGGCATTATTATGAGGAAACCAACATTGCCTGGAGAGGAGATAAAGAAAGAGATTGGTGAAAAGGGCGTAATGCTGGTTGCTATGGATGGGAAGAAAGTTGTTGGGACAGCCGCTCTTCTTAAGAAAGAAGGGAAGACTTGGTACAACAAAGGGAATTATGGTTATTTGTGCTTTGATTCTATTCTCCCCGCGTATTGTGGTAGAGGTATTTATAAACTTCTTTGTGAGAAGAGGGAAGAAATTGCAAGAGAAAAAGGGCTTGATAAACTATCGTTTGACACGCATCTCAATAATTCTCACGTAATAGAGATTAATAGAGCCCAGGGTTATCTTCCGGTATCGATCAAGGTGCTCCCCGATCATTGGAATGCCATATTCTTTAAATGGATGAATGGTTGCCCTTTCTCGGAGAAACTGATCGGGCGGAAGTTCAAGTTGTCAAAGCTCATAACTACAATTCGATATAAGCGGGGTAATGTTGAACGCTCGCGAATTGTGTCATTCCTCTGTCGAGGCACGCGAATTATCCTAAATGTTTAG
- a CDS encoding Glycerol-3-phosphate cytidylyltransferase (manually curated) produces MKTVLTFGVYDMLHIGHILLFKRAKELGDRLVVAVQDGDYILKYKPGTKMVYTTEERVYMVSTIKYVDEVVVYKDVDIDIQKIDFDILARGEDQVHAGFQRAEQWCAEHGKVVKVLTRTEGISSTMLRQYSREK; encoded by the coding sequence ATGAAGACAGTCCTTACGTTTGGAGTATACGATATGCTCCACATAGGTCATATATTACTTTTCAAGCGGGCGAAAGAGCTGGGCGACCGGCTCGTCGTGGCCGTGCAGGACGGCGATTACATCCTCAAATACAAGCCGGGCACCAAGATGGTGTACACGACCGAGGAGCGCGTCTACATGGTCAGCACCATCAAATACGTCGATGAGGTGGTGGTCTACAAAGACGTCGATATCGACATCCAGAAGATTGACTTCGACATTCTGGCGCGCGGCGAAGACCAGGTTCACGCCGGCTTCCAGCGCGCCGAGCAGTGGTGCGCCGAGCACGGCAAGGTGGTTAAGGTGCTGACCCGCACCGAAGGCATCTCCTCCACGATGCTGCGGCAGTATTCGAGGGAGAAGTAA
- a CDS encoding Membrane protein involved in the export of O-antigen and teichoic acid (manually curated) has product MAEKSLKQKAVNGMIWSALQKYSTMGIQFISGIILARLLTPHDYGCIGMLSIFMVLAEAFIDGGFGSALIQKKNPTQVDYSTIFFWNIGMAFVMYATLYFSAPAIARFYKIDLLSDVLRVQGLVLFVYAFNIIQRNQLQKKLNFKVLSIVTIATAVISLAITILMAYRGFGVWALVAQNLLTASIPAIVFWFYIKWRPIWAFSKASFKELFGFGFYMFLSSLLNQFSQQIQGLLIGKVYNPSLMGYYSKAQSTEKLASTSISSVMTQVTYPLYAEAQDDKMQLGNMIKRITMTLSYVSFPLMFVLLLCAKPIFLLLYSDRWLQSVPYFQILCIAGLAYSLQSVNTQSIAAIGKSKVMFIWTVIKRTVGIGFVVGGLVIWGMKGLLVGCVLNTWFSFFVNIGLVSKYIGFKWTDHLLSIMPVAVLSALAALGAYGISSALHLSLYLDGLVRFSVFCLIYLGWSFIFRPEAYEYFKGIISSMVKKVKHKRVTV; this is encoded by the coding sequence ATGGCAGAGAAGAGTTTAAAACAGAAAGCTGTAAATGGAATGATCTGGTCTGCATTGCAGAAGTATTCTACAATGGGGATCCAGTTTATATCGGGCATCATCCTGGCCCGACTGCTGACACCCCACGATTATGGCTGCATCGGCATGCTGTCCATCTTCATGGTGCTGGCGGAAGCGTTTATTGACGGAGGATTCGGGTCGGCTTTGATCCAGAAGAAAAATCCAACGCAGGTAGACTATTCGACGATTTTCTTTTGGAATATCGGGATGGCGTTTGTGATGTATGCTACTTTGTACTTCTCTGCGCCGGCAATTGCTCGTTTCTATAAGATTGACTTACTAAGCGATGTTCTTCGAGTACAGGGCCTCGTCCTCTTTGTCTATGCTTTCAATATTATTCAACGCAATCAGTTACAAAAGAAACTGAATTTCAAGGTTCTTTCTATCGTGACGATTGCTACGGCCGTCATCAGTCTGGCTATAACCATCTTAATGGCATATCGTGGTTTTGGCGTTTGGGCCTTGGTTGCACAAAACCTCTTGACAGCTTCGATTCCAGCGATTGTCTTCTGGTTTTATATTAAATGGCGTCCGATTTGGGCTTTTTCAAAGGCATCTTTCAAGGAGTTATTTGGTTTCGGGTTCTATATGTTCCTTTCTAGCTTGTTGAACCAGTTTAGTCAGCAGATACAAGGACTCTTGATAGGAAAAGTCTACAATCCGTCTTTGATGGGTTATTATTCCAAGGCGCAGAGTACTGAAAAGTTGGCGAGCACCTCCATCAGTAGTGTCATGACACAAGTCACATATCCACTGTACGCGGAAGCTCAGGATGATAAGATGCAATTGGGAAATATGATCAAGCGTATAACCATGACGCTTTCTTATGTCTCTTTCCCGTTGATGTTTGTACTTCTACTTTGTGCTAAACCTATTTTTTTGTTATTGTATTCCGACAGGTGGTTGCAGAGTGTCCCGTATTTCCAGATTCTTTGTATAGCGGGGTTGGCCTATAGCCTTCAATCCGTCAACACACAATCGATAGCTGCCATAGGGAAAAGCAAAGTCATGTTTATCTGGACGGTAATAAAAAGAACCGTCGGAATAGGATTTGTGGTTGGCGGCCTGGTGATTTGGGGCATGAAAGGACTTTTGGTCGGATGTGTCTTGAATACCTGGTTTTCTTTCTTTGTCAATATTGGTCTTGTCTCGAAGTACATCGGTTTTAAGTGGACCGATCATCTTCTGAGTATTATGCCCGTTGCCGTGTTGTCAGCTTTGGCTGCTTTAGGTGCATACGGGATTAGTTCTGCCCTTCACTTGTCTTTGTACTTGGACGGGCTGGTCAGATTCTCGGTTTTTTGTCTCATATATCTTGGTTGGTCCTTCATTTTTAGGCCTGAGGCATATGAATACTTCAAAGGTATCATATCTTCGATGGTGAAGAAGGTCAAGCATAAACGAGTCACGGTATAA
- a CDS encoding Carbamoylphosphate synthase large subunit: protein MTEGGKQKVVVIGHGYTSRLGVIRALGRAGYEVIVIVMVVNKKRGKPDFTPPIDSYSKFASKVYYCMPDAEQLITLLLDKCTDKDRKVVLFPDSDVSAAAIDLNQKRLENDFLFPHIDHTPGAAVEWMSKIRQKQGAEKVGLNVAGGEVIEIVDGAYEIPSTICYPCFSKPLESIAGAKTGVGRCDNELQLRAALDKIIKRSPTISVLVEEYKEIEEEYALLGISDGANVHIPGILHVLSLAQGGHYGVAKQGEILPNEGYESLIDGFKSFVKETRFVGLFDIDFYKSEGRFYFCEINFRYGGSGYAYTKSGVNLPAMCVRVLNGERVESGALVTKKAKYVNERMCLDDWYNGFISTQTFSRLLQDCDISFIKDPEDSEPQRMFKKMIHGMCVRRIIKRCVGR from the coding sequence ATGACAGAAGGTGGTAAGCAGAAAGTCGTTGTCATTGGACACGGTTATACTTCCCGTTTGGGGGTAATTCGTGCTCTGGGGCGTGCTGGCTACGAGGTGATCGTTATCGTGATGGTCGTCAACAAGAAGAGGGGAAAACCAGATTTTACGCCACCAATTGACAGCTATAGTAAATTCGCGAGCAAGGTTTATTACTGCATGCCCGATGCTGAGCAGTTGATCACTTTACTCCTGGACAAATGCACGGATAAGGACCGAAAAGTCGTCCTTTTCCCGGACAGTGATGTCTCGGCCGCTGCAATTGATCTTAATCAAAAGAGGCTTGAAAACGATTTTCTCTTCCCCCATATTGATCATACGCCGGGGGCGGCCGTGGAGTGGATGAGTAAGATCCGACAGAAGCAGGGCGCGGAAAAAGTGGGATTGAACGTTGCTGGCGGAGAAGTTATTGAAATTGTTGACGGCGCGTACGAGATCCCGTCTACAATATGTTATCCGTGTTTTTCCAAACCCCTGGAGTCGATTGCTGGCGCTAAAACAGGCGTTGGGCGTTGTGATAACGAACTGCAATTGCGGGCAGCGTTGGATAAAATCATCAAGCGCTCTCCAACGATTTCCGTATTGGTGGAAGAGTACAAAGAAATCGAGGAAGAGTATGCTCTATTGGGAATTTCAGATGGAGCGAATGTGCATATTCCCGGGATTCTTCACGTTCTGTCCCTTGCTCAAGGTGGGCACTATGGTGTGGCAAAGCAAGGAGAGATCCTTCCTAATGAGGGATACGAGTCTTTGATTGATGGGTTTAAGTCTTTTGTGAAAGAGACCCGATTCGTGGGGTTATTCGATATAGATTTCTATAAAAGCGAGGGCCGCTTTTACTTTTGTGAGATTAATTTCCGATATGGCGGGTCGGGCTATGCCTATACGAAGTCCGGTGTAAATCTGCCTGCTATGTGTGTCCGGGTCCTTAATGGGGAAAGAGTCGAATCTGGGGCGCTCGTCACCAAGAAGGCCAAGTATGTGAACGAGCGGATGTGTTTGGATGATTGGTACAATGGATTCATCTCCACGCAAACGTTCTCTCGGTTGTTGCAGGATTGCGATATCAGTTTTATTAAAGATCCGGAAGATTCTGAACCTCAGCGGATGTTTAAAAAGATGATACACGGAATGTGTGTGAGAAGAATTATCAAGCGTTGTGTTGGGCGGTAG
- a CDS encoding lipopolysaccharide cholinephosphotransferase: MESTSFELLHSIQLDMLVKFDKLCSDNNLVYFLDSGTAIGAVRHMGFIPWDDDIDVAMPRKDYNRLLEISASALPENLYLQTYETDPNYMYPFGKIRLGRSFFPDIEVEKLKFQGIYIDIFPYDKVPANATLAAMRIKISRLLWFISVFSRRHYPGKNLVLRAASTFAHRLSVEGTRRLFRFYDRFCAKYNSRSTEKWTCYCWNMSQHNVYLFDQSELFPTNSTLFEGKELKVVHDTDSYLTKMYGDYHSLPPEEKRKSHLKGRVFILDCD, from the coding sequence ATGGAGTCCACCTCTTTCGAATTATTGCATTCTATCCAACTCGATATGTTGGTAAAATTTGATAAGCTTTGCTCAGATAATAATTTAGTTTATTTTCTGGACAGTGGGACTGCGATTGGCGCTGTGCGGCATATGGGCTTTATCCCTTGGGATGACGATATTGATGTCGCTATGCCGAGGAAAGATTACAATAGATTATTGGAAATCAGCGCTAGCGCTTTGCCGGAGAATTTATATTTACAGACGTATGAAACGGACCCGAACTATATGTATCCGTTTGGGAAAATCCGATTGGGGAGATCCTTCTTCCCGGATATAGAAGTTGAGAAACTGAAGTTCCAAGGCATATATATTGACATTTTCCCGTATGATAAGGTCCCGGCCAATGCTACTCTGGCGGCCATGAGGATTAAGATATCAAGGTTATTGTGGTTTATCAGTGTTTTTAGCCGCAGGCATTATCCGGGGAAGAATCTTGTCTTGCGTGCTGCGTCGACTTTTGCACATCGACTATCCGTTGAGGGGACGCGCAGGCTTTTCAGATTTTATGATCGTTTTTGTGCTAAGTACAACTCAAGATCAACAGAGAAATGGACATGTTATTGCTGGAATATGAGCCAACATAATGTCTATCTATTTGATCAGAGCGAATTGTTCCCGACGAATTCAACTTTATTCGAAGGGAAAGAATTAAAGGTCGTACATGATACCGATTCCTATTTAACAAAGATGTACGGGGATTATCATTCATTGCCTCCTGAGGAAAAGCGGAAATCACATTTAAAAGGCCGTGTGTTCATCCTGGATTGTGACTAG